From the genome of Argentina anserina chromosome 4, drPotAnse1.1, whole genome shotgun sequence, one region includes:
- the LOC126792680 gene encoding probable LRR receptor-like serine/threonine-protein kinase At1g67720 isoform X2: MASLLYCMFIFLYLVSSVQSQVQDMGLMKQGRSVPVQNPNGNLVQYQTRRDFPIDGKKYCYTLSTQERRRYLVRATFQYGSLKSEDTYPKFELYLDTTMWSTVTIFEASRTYVNEMIIRASSNSVDVCVCCATTGFPFISTLELRPLNISMYATDYEDDFFLKVAARVNFGAPSTDVIRYPDDPYDRIWDSDLVKRQNYLVGVAPGTERINTSINVDTGSREYPPMKVMQTAVVGTKGTLSYRLNLDGFPANARAYAYFAEIEDLGANDSRKFRLEQPNLPEYNSAVVNIAENANGMYTLYEPSYMNVSLEFVLSFAFVKTSDSTRGPLLNAIEISKYVPIAAKTDRQDSAVLNILRLMSSESLSLDEGDPCVPTPWEWVNCSSIAPLRIVKIDLSGKNMKGEIPRELNNMQELTELWLAGNSFSGPFPDISNLINIKILHLENNKLTGALPSYLNSLSNLQELYIQNNSFSGEIPAGLLTGNVTFEYNDNPRLHKGEHKHKHVKLIIGISVGVLAVVTILILGGLLLLRGHREKSHEQKRYHKGDSLRASTKPSTVYSGSRGHLMEEGIACYITLSDLEEATNSFSKKIGKGSFGTVYYGRMKDGKEVAVKMMADSSTHMNKQFVTEIALLSRIHHRNLVPLIGYCEEEHQCILVYEYMHNGTLRDHLHGSTAPKHLDWLIRLRIAEDAAKGLEYLHTGCNPSIIHRDVKTSNILLDNNMRAKVSDFGLSRQAEEDLTHISSVARGTVGYLDPEYYANQQLTEKSDVYSFGVVLLELISGKKPVSPEDFGPELNIVHWAKSLIRKGDVVSIMDPFLEGNVKIESIWRIAEIAIQCVEQYGVSRPRMQEIIVAIQEAVKIEKGSEANQRISSGSSSKAQSSRKTLLTSFLEIESPDISKDCLTPSAR; this comes from the exons ATGGCTTCATTACTTTACTGCATGTTCATATTTCTTTACCTAGTCTCCTCTGTTCAGTCCCAAGTTCAAG ACATGGGTCTCATGAAACAGGGCAGGTCAGTCCCGGTACAAAACCCAAATGGAAACTTGGTACAGTATCAAACCCGCAGAGATTTCCCCATAGACGGCAAAAAGTACTGTTACACCTTAAGCACACAAGAGAGGAGAAGGTACTTAGTTCGTGCAACGTTTCAGTATGGCAGCCTGAAAAGTGAGGATACATACCCCAAATTCGAGCTTTACTTGGATACAACTATGTGGTCTACTGTGACTATATTCGAAGCCTCGAGAACATATGTCAATGAGATGATCATCAGGGCGTCGTCTAATTCAgttgatgtttgtgtgtgttGTGCCACAACTGGTTTCCCATTCATTTCCACTCTGGAGTTGAGGCCTTTGAACATTTCTATGTATGCCACGGATTACGAGGatgattttttcttgaaaGTGGCTGCTAGGGTGAATTTTGGCGCTCCAAGCACGGATGTCATCAG GTACCCTGATGATCCATATGACCGGATTTGGGACTCGGATCTTGTGAAAAGGCAGAACTATCTGGTAGGGGTGGCCCCTGGTacagaaagaatcaatacatctATAAATGTGGATACAGGAAGCAGAGAGTATCCACCTATGAAGGTGATGCAGACCGCAGTTGTTGGCACAAAGGGAACACTAAGCTACAGATTGAATCTAGATGGTTTCCCAGCAAATGCTCGAGCTTATGCTTATTTTGCAGAAATAGAGGATTTAGGTGCCAATGACAGTAGGAAGTTTAGACTTGAGCAACCGAACTTACCGGAGTATAATAGTGCGGTGGTGAATATTGCTGAGAATGCAAATGGGATGTACACTCTTTATGAACCGAGCTACATGAATGTGAGTCTGGAGTTTGTTCTGTCATTTGCATTTGTTAAGACATCAGATTCTACACGAGGACCACTtctaaatgcaatagaaaTAAGTAAATACGTGCCGATTGCTGCAAAGACGGATAGACAAGACT CGGCTGTCCTCAACATTCTTCGTCTCATGTCCTCCGAAAGTCTGTCACTAGATGAAGGTGATCCATGTGTCCCTACTCCCTGGGAATGGGTGAATTGTAGTTCTATAGCACCATTGAGAATTGTAAAAAT TGACTTATCAGGGAAAAATATGAAAGGTGAAATTCCAAGGGAGCTAAATAACATGCAGGAATTGACAGAGTT GTGGTTGGCCGGTAACTCCTTCAGTGGCCCATTTCCTGACATCAGTAATCTTATCAATATAAAGATTCT GCATCTAGAGAATAACAAATTGACTGGTGCACTACCTTCTTACCTGAATAGCTTGTCTAATTTGCAAGAACT GTACATTCAGAACAATTCGTTCAGTGGGGAAATTCCTGCAGGACTGTTAACAGGGAATGTCACCTTTGA ATACAATGATAATCCCAGGCTACACAAGGGAGAACACAAGCACAAGCATGTAAAGTTGATAATTGGAATTTCAGTTGGAGTACTAGCGGTTGTAACCATTTTAATCTTGGGGGGTCTATTGCTTTTGCGTGGTCATCGAGAAAAGTCACATGAACAGAAAAGATATCACAAAG GTGATTCTCTGCGTGCCAGCACGAAGCCTTCAACAGTCTATTCAGGTTCCAGGGGGCATTTGATGGAAGAAGGCATAGCTTGCTACATTACACTCTCTGACCTGGAAGAAGCCACTAACagtttttcaaagaaaattgGGAAAGGAAGCTTTGGAACTGTCTATTATGGAAGGATGAAAGATGGAAAAGAGGTGGCGGTTAAAATGATGGCAGATTCATCTACCCACATGAATAAGCAATTTGTGACTGAGATAGCCCTTTTGTCAAGAATTCATCATAGGAACTTGGTTCCCCTAATTGGATACTGTGAAGAAGAACATCAATGCATTCTAGTTTATGAGTATATGCACAATGGGACTTTACGAGATCACTTACATG GATCTACTGCCCCCAAGCACTTAGATTGGCTAATTCGCCTTCGGATAGCCGAAGATGCAGCAAAAG GTCTTGAGTACTTGCACACTGGATGCAACCCTAGTATCATCCACCGAGATGTAAAAACGAGCAATATTTTACTGGACAATAACATGAGAGCCAAAGTGTCAGATTTTGGACTGTCTAGGCAAGCAGAAGAAGATCTAACTCATATATCAAGTGTTGCTCGAGGAACAGTAGGGTACTTGGATCCCGA GTATTATGCTAATCAGCAATTGACTGAAAAGAgtgatgtatatagtttcggGGTTGTTCTACTAGAACTGATTTCAGGGAAAAAGCCTGTTTCACCAGAAGACTTTGGTCCTGAATTGAACATTGTTCACTGG GCGAAATCCTTAATTCGTAAAGGGGATGTAGTAAGCATCATGGATCCATTTCTGGAAGGGAATGTCAAGATTGAGTCCATTTGGAGAATTGCTGAAATTGCAATACAATGTGTTGAGCAATATGGAGTTTCTCGGCCAAGAATGCAGGAGATCATTGTAGCTATACAAGAGGCTGTGAAGATTGAAAAAGGCAGTGAGGCCAACCAGAGAATATCATCAGGTAGTTCTTCAAAGGCTCAGTCTTCCCGGAAAACTTTACTCACAAGCTTCCTTGAAATTGAGAGTCCTGACATATCAAAAGATTGCCTAACTCCATCTGCAAGATGA
- the LOC126792683 gene encoding two-component response regulator ARR11 isoform X1: MESSFSSSRNDSFPAGLRVLVVDDDPTWLKILEKMLKKCSYEVTTCGLARDALYLLREKKDGYDIVISDVNMPDMDGFKLLEHVGLEMDLPVIMMSVDGETSRVMKGVQHGACDYLLKPIRMKELRNIWQHVFRKKIHEIRDIEGHESIDGIQLTRNGSDLYDDGYFLGVDDLTSSRKRKDIENKYDDKDFSDSSSTKKARVVWSVDLHQKFVKAVHQIGFDKVGPKKILDLMNVPWLTRENVASHLQKYRLYLSRLQKESDLKSSFGGVKHSDHLSKDPQGIFGLQNSINIQQNDVTNGSYRFSGNTLAAPIVVDPKSLEYDVKGIIPELVSEPKRGSTRSIPDSHKTRCSQVDFSHSYAENKKALIGNVADSLKTRRSQMGVNHSFESVESEINFTMPTKFTWSETQMKQEHRPVVQLGNGFNTVQLPGVQHHLQANLLKPISSISSRPSISGETTRPIKNKPSQAACRNTYSSHVSPTISAADSYLEQTKGCVVDQGFDPSSNSISNMKNQGFNLSCLTNFEAGQKNLVLGSGSAFASLEEELQICLYQGGYLGMNHGVSEFNDPEAPANLYEALRFGCEYPFDSSDYSLADQSLFIA; this comes from the exons ATGGAGAGCAGCTTCTCTTCTTCCCGGAATGATTCGTTTCCGGCCGGCCTCCGGGTCCTGGTCGTTGATGATGATCCAACTTGGCTCAAGATCTTGGAGAAGATGCTCAAGAAGTGCTCCTATGAAG TGACAACATGTGGTTTAGCAAGAGATGCTTTATACTTGCTCCGCGAAAAGAAAGATGGATATGACATTGTAATCAGTGATGTGAACATGCCTGACATGGATGGTTTTAAACTTCTTGAGCATGTTGGACTTGAGATGGATCTTCCTGTAATTA TGATGTCTGTTGATGGAGAGACAAGTAGAGTTATGAAGGGAGTCCAGCATGGAGCGTGCGATTATCTTCTTAAGCCAATAAGAATGAAAGAACTGAGAAACATTTGGCAGCATGTCTTCAGAAAAAAGATACATGAGATACGAGACATAGAGGGTCATGAAAGCATCGATGGTATTCAGCTGACGAGAAATGGATCAGATCTCTATGATGATGGATACTTCCTCGGTGTCGACGACCTCACTTCATCTAGAAAAAGAAAGGACATCGAAAACAAATATGATGACAAAGACTTCAGTGATTCGTCATCTACAAAAAAAGCTAGAGTAGTCTGGTCTGTTGATCTTCATCAGAAATTTGTAAAAGCAGTGCATCAAATTGGATTTGACA AAGTTGGTCCAAAGAAAATACTTGACCTGATGAACGTGCCCTGGTTGACCAGAGAAAATGTTGCTAGCCACTTGCAG AAGTATCGGCTCTACTTGAGTAGGCTGCAAAAGGAAAGTGACCTTAAATCTTCTTTTGGTGGGGTGAAGCATTCTGATCATCTCTCAAAAGATCCTCAAGGAATCTTTGGTCTTCAGAACTCAATTAACATTCAACAAAATGATGTTACAAATGGCAGCTACAGATTTTCGGGCAATACTTTGGCTGCTCCAATTGTGGTGGATCCAAAGAGCCTTGAATATGATGTAAAGGGAATTATTCCAGAGCTTGTATCAGAACCCAAGAGAGGTTCGACTCGCAGTATTCCTGATTCTCACAAGACCAGATGTTCCCAAGTGGACTTCAGTCACTCTTATGCAGAAAACAAGAAAGCATTAATCGGTAATGTTGCCGATTCTCTGAAGACTAGGCGTTCACAGATGGGTGTGAATCATTCATTTGAATCTGTGGAATCTGAAATAAACTTCACTATGCCAACAAAGTTCACTTGGAGTGAAACTCAAATGAAACAAGAGCACAGGCCAGTTGTTCAGTTAGGTAATGGCTTCAACACAGTACAACTGCCTGGTGTACAGCACCACCTCCAAGCTAATCTACTTAAGCCAATTTCTTCCATTAGTTCAAGGCCATCTATCTCAGGAGAAACGACTCGCCCCATTAAAAATAAGCCTTCACAAGCTGCATGCAGAAACACTTACAGTAGCCATGTAAGTCCAACAATAAGTGCAGCAGACTCCTATCTAGAGCAAACCAAGGGCTGTGTGGTGGACCAGGGTTTTGACCCCAGTTCCAACAGTATATCGAACATGAAAAACCAGGGCTTCAATCTGAGTTGCCTTACTAATTTTGAAGCTGGCCAAAAGAACCTAGTCCTCGGAAGTGGATCAGCTTTTGCTTCTCTGGAAGAAGAGTTGCAAATTTGTTTGTATCAAGGTGGTTATTTAGGTATGAACCATGGGGTTTCGGAGTTTAATGATCCTGAGGCTCCTGCCAACCTGTATGAGGCACTGAGATTTGGCTGTGAGTATCCATTCGATTCATCAGATTATTCTCTGGCTGATCAAAGTCTGTTCATAGCATAA
- the LOC126792704 gene encoding E3 ubiquitin-protein ligase AIRP2-like → MEMIYYQSSYQDSLNVIEADIQHANSLAAAIPRAKGGVRFEMKLVYNHWAPLFLFMLQWIDSSCTCLLPGYLNFFHIRVYKVYADGRPKISTHGRKATLRDFYSVILPSLQRLHGDCGDIDGADEEHPSMKVYGKKLMKGDSSLGKAKITKGDGSLGNTELEREEECGICLETCTKMVLPNCCHEMCIKCYRNWNRKSEACPFCRGNIKRVNSEDLWVLTCSDDVVDTETVSKEDLLRFYLYINSLPKDYPDALFLVYYEYSNLI, encoded by the exons ATGGAGATGATATACTACCAGTCTTCGTACCAAGACTCTTTGAATGTTATAGAGGCTGATATACAGCATGCCAATTCTCT AGCTGCTGCAATTCCAAGAGCTAAGGGTGGTGTTCGTTTTGAAATGAAATTGGTCTACAATCACTGGGCTCCTCTCTTTCTGTTCATGTTGCAGTGGATTGATTCCTCATGCACTTGTCTACTTCCGGGATATCTAAATTTCTTCCATATACGTGTCTACAAG GTATACGCAGACGGCAGACCGAAGATTTCGACCCATGGAAGGAAGGCAACTCTAAGGGACTTTTATT CTGTTATCTTACCGTCTCTTCAGCGGCTTCATGGGGATTGTGGGGACATTGATGGTGCTGATGAAGAGCATCCTAGCATGAAAGTTTATGGGAAAAAGTTAATGAAAGGAGATAGCAGTCTTGGCAAAGCGAAGATAACTAAAGGGGATGGCAGTCTTGGCAATACTGAgttagagagagaagaggagtGTGGGATTTGCTTAGAGACGTGCACCAAAATGGTCTTGCCTAATTGCTGTCACGAAATGTGCATCAAATGTTACCGAAATTG GAACAGAAAGTCGGAGGCCTGTCCTTTCTGTCGTGGTAATATAAAGAGAGTTAATTCAGAAGACTTATGGGTGCTCACTTGTAGTGATGATGTTGTCGACACCGAAACCGTTTCAAAGGAGGACCTGTTGCGATTTTACCTCTACATCAACAGCCTCCCGAAAGATTATCCAGATGCTCTTTTCTTGGTGTATTATGAGTACTCGAATTTGATCTGA
- the LOC126792705 gene encoding E3 ubiquitin-protein ligase AIRP2-like, whose amino-acid sequence MWQDQAGKSCFAESIKALEADIQHANSLAASLPRDYGGDCIQMRWSYSPFAPLFLYFIEWMDYSCTDILPNYLGLLHILVYKVHVDGVPSISSKEQKISIREFYGVIYPYLRQLEGEFNELENNKRSQKRMEDWKNLSDNDLDRDDECGICMENYANMVLPNCGHSMCITCFHDWNARSQSCPFCRGNLKRVNSTDLWVLTRSSDVIDAVTLSKENLRRFYLYVENLPVVMPATHVVVYDYMF is encoded by the exons ATGTGGCAAGATCAGGCCGGCAAATCTTGTTTCGCAGAATCTATCAAGGCTCTTGAAGCTGATATACAACATGCCAACAGCTT GGCAGCTTCTCTTCCCAGAGATTATGGTGGAGATTGTATCCAAATGAGATGGTCTTACAGCCCCTTTGCCCCTCTTTTCCTTTATTTCATTGAATGGATGGATTACAGTTGCACAGACATACTTCCCAATTACTTGGGCCTCCTCCACATTCTTGTATACAAG GTACATGTAGATGGTGTTCCTTCAATATCCTCCAAAGAACAAAAGATCAGTATACGGGAATTTTATG GTGTAATATATCCTTATCTTAGACAACTTGAAGGCGAGTTTAACGAACTGGAAAATAATAAGAGAAGCCAAAAGAGGATGGAAGACTGGAAAAACCTCTCGGATAATGATCTAGACAGAGATGATGAATGCGGTATATGTATGGAAAACTATGCAAACATGGTGTTGCCGAATTGTGGACATTCTATGTGTATCACTTGCTTCCATGATTG GAATGCACGATCACAGTCATGCCCTTTTTGCCGTGGCAACCTCAAGAGAGTAAATTCTACAGACTTGTGGGTGCTCACTAGAAGTAGTGACGTGATTGATGCCGTAACTCTTTCAAAGGAGAACCTTAGACGCTTCTATCTTTATGTCGAAAATCTTCCTGTTGTCATGCCAGCAACACATGTTGTGGTATATGATTACATGTTCTGA
- the LOC126792683 gene encoding two-component response regulator ARR11 isoform X2, translating to MESSFSSSRNDSFPAGLRVLVVDDDPTWLKILEKMLKKCSYEVTTCGLARDALYLLREKKDGYDIVISDVNMPDMDGFKLLEHVGLEMDLPVIMMSVDGETSRVMKGVQHGACDYLLKPIRMKELRNIWQHVFRKKIHEIRDIEGHESIDGIQLTRNGSDLYDDGYFLGVDDLTSSRKRKDIENKYDDKDFSDSSSTKKARVVWSVDLHQKFVKAVHQIGFDIGPKKILDLMNVPWLTRENVASHLQKYRLYLSRLQKESDLKSSFGGVKHSDHLSKDPQGIFGLQNSINIQQNDVTNGSYRFSGNTLAAPIVVDPKSLEYDVKGIIPELVSEPKRGSTRSIPDSHKTRCSQVDFSHSYAENKKALIGNVADSLKTRRSQMGVNHSFESVESEINFTMPTKFTWSETQMKQEHRPVVQLGNGFNTVQLPGVQHHLQANLLKPISSISSRPSISGETTRPIKNKPSQAACRNTYSSHVSPTISAADSYLEQTKGCVVDQGFDPSSNSISNMKNQGFNLSCLTNFEAGQKNLVLGSGSAFASLEEELQICLYQGGYLGMNHGVSEFNDPEAPANLYEALRFGCEYPFDSSDYSLADQSLFIA from the exons ATGGAGAGCAGCTTCTCTTCTTCCCGGAATGATTCGTTTCCGGCCGGCCTCCGGGTCCTGGTCGTTGATGATGATCCAACTTGGCTCAAGATCTTGGAGAAGATGCTCAAGAAGTGCTCCTATGAAG TGACAACATGTGGTTTAGCAAGAGATGCTTTATACTTGCTCCGCGAAAAGAAAGATGGATATGACATTGTAATCAGTGATGTGAACATGCCTGACATGGATGGTTTTAAACTTCTTGAGCATGTTGGACTTGAGATGGATCTTCCTGTAATTA TGATGTCTGTTGATGGAGAGACAAGTAGAGTTATGAAGGGAGTCCAGCATGGAGCGTGCGATTATCTTCTTAAGCCAATAAGAATGAAAGAACTGAGAAACATTTGGCAGCATGTCTTCAGAAAAAAGATACATGAGATACGAGACATAGAGGGTCATGAAAGCATCGATGGTATTCAGCTGACGAGAAATGGATCAGATCTCTATGATGATGGATACTTCCTCGGTGTCGACGACCTCACTTCATCTAGAAAAAGAAAGGACATCGAAAACAAATATGATGACAAAGACTTCAGTGATTCGTCATCTACAAAAAAAGCTAGAGTAGTCTGGTCTGTTGATCTTCATCAGAAATTTGTAAAAGCAGTGCATCAAATTGGATTTGACA TTGGTCCAAAGAAAATACTTGACCTGATGAACGTGCCCTGGTTGACCAGAGAAAATGTTGCTAGCCACTTGCAG AAGTATCGGCTCTACTTGAGTAGGCTGCAAAAGGAAAGTGACCTTAAATCTTCTTTTGGTGGGGTGAAGCATTCTGATCATCTCTCAAAAGATCCTCAAGGAATCTTTGGTCTTCAGAACTCAATTAACATTCAACAAAATGATGTTACAAATGGCAGCTACAGATTTTCGGGCAATACTTTGGCTGCTCCAATTGTGGTGGATCCAAAGAGCCTTGAATATGATGTAAAGGGAATTATTCCAGAGCTTGTATCAGAACCCAAGAGAGGTTCGACTCGCAGTATTCCTGATTCTCACAAGACCAGATGTTCCCAAGTGGACTTCAGTCACTCTTATGCAGAAAACAAGAAAGCATTAATCGGTAATGTTGCCGATTCTCTGAAGACTAGGCGTTCACAGATGGGTGTGAATCATTCATTTGAATCTGTGGAATCTGAAATAAACTTCACTATGCCAACAAAGTTCACTTGGAGTGAAACTCAAATGAAACAAGAGCACAGGCCAGTTGTTCAGTTAGGTAATGGCTTCAACACAGTACAACTGCCTGGTGTACAGCACCACCTCCAAGCTAATCTACTTAAGCCAATTTCTTCCATTAGTTCAAGGCCATCTATCTCAGGAGAAACGACTCGCCCCATTAAAAATAAGCCTTCACAAGCTGCATGCAGAAACACTTACAGTAGCCATGTAAGTCCAACAATAAGTGCAGCAGACTCCTATCTAGAGCAAACCAAGGGCTGTGTGGTGGACCAGGGTTTTGACCCCAGTTCCAACAGTATATCGAACATGAAAAACCAGGGCTTCAATCTGAGTTGCCTTACTAATTTTGAAGCTGGCCAAAAGAACCTAGTCCTCGGAAGTGGATCAGCTTTTGCTTCTCTGGAAGAAGAGTTGCAAATTTGTTTGTATCAAGGTGGTTATTTAGGTATGAACCATGGGGTTTCGGAGTTTAATGATCCTGAGGCTCCTGCCAACCTGTATGAGGCACTGAGATTTGGCTGTGAGTATCCATTCGATTCATCAGATTATTCTCTGGCTGATCAAAGTCTGTTCATAGCATAA
- the LOC126792680 gene encoding probable LRR receptor-like serine/threonine-protein kinase At1g67720 isoform X1 produces the protein MASLLYCMFIFLYLVSSVQSQVQEFVSIDCGGSSNSSDPSTGLSWISDMGLMKQGRSVPVQNPNGNLVQYQTRRDFPIDGKKYCYTLSTQERRRYLVRATFQYGSLKSEDTYPKFELYLDTTMWSTVTIFEASRTYVNEMIIRASSNSVDVCVCCATTGFPFISTLELRPLNISMYATDYEDDFFLKVAARVNFGAPSTDVIRYPDDPYDRIWDSDLVKRQNYLVGVAPGTERINTSINVDTGSREYPPMKVMQTAVVGTKGTLSYRLNLDGFPANARAYAYFAEIEDLGANDSRKFRLEQPNLPEYNSAVVNIAENANGMYTLYEPSYMNVSLEFVLSFAFVKTSDSTRGPLLNAIEISKYVPIAAKTDRQDSAVLNILRLMSSESLSLDEGDPCVPTPWEWVNCSSIAPLRIVKIDLSGKNMKGEIPRELNNMQELTELWLAGNSFSGPFPDISNLINIKILHLENNKLTGALPSYLNSLSNLQELYIQNNSFSGEIPAGLLTGNVTFEYNDNPRLHKGEHKHKHVKLIIGISVGVLAVVTILILGGLLLLRGHREKSHEQKRYHKGDSLRASTKPSTVYSGSRGHLMEEGIACYITLSDLEEATNSFSKKIGKGSFGTVYYGRMKDGKEVAVKMMADSSTHMNKQFVTEIALLSRIHHRNLVPLIGYCEEEHQCILVYEYMHNGTLRDHLHGSTAPKHLDWLIRLRIAEDAAKGLEYLHTGCNPSIIHRDVKTSNILLDNNMRAKVSDFGLSRQAEEDLTHISSVARGTVGYLDPEYYANQQLTEKSDVYSFGVVLLELISGKKPVSPEDFGPELNIVHWAKSLIRKGDVVSIMDPFLEGNVKIESIWRIAEIAIQCVEQYGVSRPRMQEIIVAIQEAVKIEKGSEANQRISSGSSSKAQSSRKTLLTSFLEIESPDISKDCLTPSAR, from the exons ATGGCTTCATTACTTTACTGCATGTTCATATTTCTTTACCTAGTCTCCTCTGTTCAGTCCCAAGTTCAAG AGTTTGTTAGTATTGATTGTGGAGGTTCAAGTAATTCCAGTGACCCAAGTACTGGACTTTCATGGATTTCAGACATGGGTCTCATGAAACAGGGCAGGTCAGTCCCGGTACAAAACCCAAATGGAAACTTGGTACAGTATCAAACCCGCAGAGATTTCCCCATAGACGGCAAAAAGTACTGTTACACCTTAAGCACACAAGAGAGGAGAAGGTACTTAGTTCGTGCAACGTTTCAGTATGGCAGCCTGAAAAGTGAGGATACATACCCCAAATTCGAGCTTTACTTGGATACAACTATGTGGTCTACTGTGACTATATTCGAAGCCTCGAGAACATATGTCAATGAGATGATCATCAGGGCGTCGTCTAATTCAgttgatgtttgtgtgtgttGTGCCACAACTGGTTTCCCATTCATTTCCACTCTGGAGTTGAGGCCTTTGAACATTTCTATGTATGCCACGGATTACGAGGatgattttttcttgaaaGTGGCTGCTAGGGTGAATTTTGGCGCTCCAAGCACGGATGTCATCAG GTACCCTGATGATCCATATGACCGGATTTGGGACTCGGATCTTGTGAAAAGGCAGAACTATCTGGTAGGGGTGGCCCCTGGTacagaaagaatcaatacatctATAAATGTGGATACAGGAAGCAGAGAGTATCCACCTATGAAGGTGATGCAGACCGCAGTTGTTGGCACAAAGGGAACACTAAGCTACAGATTGAATCTAGATGGTTTCCCAGCAAATGCTCGAGCTTATGCTTATTTTGCAGAAATAGAGGATTTAGGTGCCAATGACAGTAGGAAGTTTAGACTTGAGCAACCGAACTTACCGGAGTATAATAGTGCGGTGGTGAATATTGCTGAGAATGCAAATGGGATGTACACTCTTTATGAACCGAGCTACATGAATGTGAGTCTGGAGTTTGTTCTGTCATTTGCATTTGTTAAGACATCAGATTCTACACGAGGACCACTtctaaatgcaatagaaaTAAGTAAATACGTGCCGATTGCTGCAAAGACGGATAGACAAGACT CGGCTGTCCTCAACATTCTTCGTCTCATGTCCTCCGAAAGTCTGTCACTAGATGAAGGTGATCCATGTGTCCCTACTCCCTGGGAATGGGTGAATTGTAGTTCTATAGCACCATTGAGAATTGTAAAAAT TGACTTATCAGGGAAAAATATGAAAGGTGAAATTCCAAGGGAGCTAAATAACATGCAGGAATTGACAGAGTT GTGGTTGGCCGGTAACTCCTTCAGTGGCCCATTTCCTGACATCAGTAATCTTATCAATATAAAGATTCT GCATCTAGAGAATAACAAATTGACTGGTGCACTACCTTCTTACCTGAATAGCTTGTCTAATTTGCAAGAACT GTACATTCAGAACAATTCGTTCAGTGGGGAAATTCCTGCAGGACTGTTAACAGGGAATGTCACCTTTGA ATACAATGATAATCCCAGGCTACACAAGGGAGAACACAAGCACAAGCATGTAAAGTTGATAATTGGAATTTCAGTTGGAGTACTAGCGGTTGTAACCATTTTAATCTTGGGGGGTCTATTGCTTTTGCGTGGTCATCGAGAAAAGTCACATGAACAGAAAAGATATCACAAAG GTGATTCTCTGCGTGCCAGCACGAAGCCTTCAACAGTCTATTCAGGTTCCAGGGGGCATTTGATGGAAGAAGGCATAGCTTGCTACATTACACTCTCTGACCTGGAAGAAGCCACTAACagtttttcaaagaaaattgGGAAAGGAAGCTTTGGAACTGTCTATTATGGAAGGATGAAAGATGGAAAAGAGGTGGCGGTTAAAATGATGGCAGATTCATCTACCCACATGAATAAGCAATTTGTGACTGAGATAGCCCTTTTGTCAAGAATTCATCATAGGAACTTGGTTCCCCTAATTGGATACTGTGAAGAAGAACATCAATGCATTCTAGTTTATGAGTATATGCACAATGGGACTTTACGAGATCACTTACATG GATCTACTGCCCCCAAGCACTTAGATTGGCTAATTCGCCTTCGGATAGCCGAAGATGCAGCAAAAG GTCTTGAGTACTTGCACACTGGATGCAACCCTAGTATCATCCACCGAGATGTAAAAACGAGCAATATTTTACTGGACAATAACATGAGAGCCAAAGTGTCAGATTTTGGACTGTCTAGGCAAGCAGAAGAAGATCTAACTCATATATCAAGTGTTGCTCGAGGAACAGTAGGGTACTTGGATCCCGA GTATTATGCTAATCAGCAATTGACTGAAAAGAgtgatgtatatagtttcggGGTTGTTCTACTAGAACTGATTTCAGGGAAAAAGCCTGTTTCACCAGAAGACTTTGGTCCTGAATTGAACATTGTTCACTGG GCGAAATCCTTAATTCGTAAAGGGGATGTAGTAAGCATCATGGATCCATTTCTGGAAGGGAATGTCAAGATTGAGTCCATTTGGAGAATTGCTGAAATTGCAATACAATGTGTTGAGCAATATGGAGTTTCTCGGCCAAGAATGCAGGAGATCATTGTAGCTATACAAGAGGCTGTGAAGATTGAAAAAGGCAGTGAGGCCAACCAGAGAATATCATCAGGTAGTTCTTCAAAGGCTCAGTCTTCCCGGAAAACTTTACTCACAAGCTTCCTTGAAATTGAGAGTCCTGACATATCAAAAGATTGCCTAACTCCATCTGCAAGATGA